From Bradyrhizobium sp. NDS-1, the proteins below share one genomic window:
- a CDS encoding SOS response-associated peptidase produces the protein MSLSSSNRNHPLYSITTNQAAIIALFRVVSRYVGNLAPMPGVFPDYKAPIVRNGPEGRELATARWGMPSSSKALMDATKKRAEKLQAKGKTVDFKELLRMEPDGGTTNIRNVKSKHWTRWLGAENRSIVPFNSFSEFNKAEGGDIWFALDETRPLACFAGIWTNWTSVRKVKEGETTNDLYAFLTTEPNAEVDAIHPKAMPVILTTPDEVETWMTAPLDEALRLQRPLADGTLRIVARGVKEDTAGLTT, from the coding sequence CTGAGCCTTTCGAGCAGCAACCGCAATCACCCTCTCTATTCGATCACGACAAACCAGGCCGCCATCATCGCGCTGTTTCGCGTCGTGAGCCGATACGTTGGCAATCTAGCGCCGATGCCGGGGGTCTTTCCCGATTACAAGGCACCGATCGTGCGCAACGGACCCGAGGGGCGCGAACTCGCTACGGCGCGGTGGGGAATGCCATCATCGTCAAAGGCGCTGATGGATGCCACGAAGAAGCGAGCCGAAAAGCTGCAGGCCAAGGGCAAGACCGTCGATTTCAAGGAACTACTGCGGATGGAGCCGGACGGCGGCACGACAAACATCCGCAACGTGAAAAGCAAGCACTGGACGCGATGGCTGGGGGCCGAAAATCGCAGCATTGTGCCGTTCAACTCCTTCAGCGAATTCAACAAGGCCGAGGGCGGTGATATCTGGTTCGCGCTCGATGAAACGCGTCCCCTTGCTTGCTTCGCCGGCATCTGGACCAACTGGACGTCCGTTCGGAAGGTCAAGGAGGGCGAGACCACCAACGATCTCTACGCGTTCCTCACGACCGAACCAAACGCCGAGGTCGACGCCATCCATCCCAAGGCGATGCCGGTGATCCTGACGACGCCGGACGAAGTCGAGACCTGGATGACTGCCCCTCTGGACGAGGCACTAAGGCTACAACGGCCGCTTGCCGACGGCACGCTCCGGATTGTCGCCCGCGGCGTCAAGGAAGACACGGCCGGGCTAACGACGTGA
- a CDS encoding IS110 family transposase, whose translation MKHYVGLDVSLKETAICVVDENGVVIREGKALSEPEAIVAWLNESGLPIVKIGIEIGGLARWLYSELRAAGLHAVCIDPRRLRGVTKTMPIKTDRNDARAIAQVMRVGWYTVVHIKGDVSQELRMLLNNRKTLLIKQIDIENEIRGVLRVFGLKLSGRIPQATFEQQTNELTDGHPRLAAMLRPMLVARAALREQYGVLHKMVLEIVRREPTCQRLMTIPGVGALTAITFLTTIDDPDRFQRSRDVGAHLGLTPRKYASGETDRNGAISRCGDVMLRTILYQAALALLTRTKRWSALKAWGVRVAKRRGLRRAVVAVARKLAIVMHRIWADGSEFRWTREEATA comes from the coding sequence ATGAAGCACTATGTCGGTCTGGATGTTTCGCTAAAGGAGACGGCTATCTGTGTTGTGGACGAGAATGGCGTCGTCATTCGCGAGGGCAAGGCACTTTCGGAACCGGAGGCTATTGTTGCTTGGCTCAACGAAAGCGGATTGCCCATTGTCAAGATCGGGATTGAGATTGGTGGTCTCGCTCGTTGGCTGTACAGCGAACTGCGTGCTGCCGGCTTACACGCAGTCTGCATCGATCCCCGAAGACTGCGTGGCGTGACTAAGACGATGCCGATTAAGACCGATCGAAACGACGCTCGCGCCATTGCACAGGTAATGCGGGTCGGCTGGTACACCGTTGTTCATATCAAGGGTGACGTGAGCCAGGAGCTACGAATGCTTCTCAACAATCGCAAGACGCTTTTGATCAAGCAGATCGATATCGAGAACGAAATTCGCGGCGTCTTACGCGTCTTCGGCTTAAAGCTATCTGGTCGTATACCTCAAGCGACGTTTGAGCAGCAGACTAATGAACTCACAGATGGCCATCCACGACTCGCGGCGATGCTGCGCCCAATGCTTGTGGCTCGAGCCGCGCTGCGTGAACAGTACGGCGTCCTGCACAAGATGGTACTTGAAATAGTACGCCGCGAACCGACATGTCAGCGGCTCATGACGATACCGGGCGTAGGTGCACTGACGGCAATCACGTTTCTAACAACCATTGATGACCCGGATCGCTTTCAACGCTCCCGCGATGTTGGCGCGCATCTTGGCCTTACGCCACGCAAATACGCATCTGGGGAAACCGATCGGAATGGCGCTATTTCGAGGTGTGGCGATGTGATGCTCAGGACCATACTTTATCAGGCCGCGCTTGCACTTCTAACCCGCACCAAGCGTTGGTCCGCATTGAAAGCTTGGGGTGTAAGGGTGGCCAAGCGACGCGGCCTTCGCCGAGCGGTCGTAGCAGTCGCACGAAAATTAGCGATCGTGATGCATCGGATCTGGGCAGATGGAAGCGAGTTCCGATGGACCCGCGAGGAGGCGACCGCATGA
- a CDS encoding NUDIX domain-containing protein codes for MAALKKTSRRSMLSAGILAYRNGARGLEVLLVHPGGPFWRKKDNGAWSIPKGEIDAADAPEQVARREFAEELGRSASIGPLRALGEIRQRGGKRVIAFAGEGYFEPAALTSNTFDIEWPPRSGRRQSFPEVDRAEWFDIEFARTKMLSGQVELLDRLLAIAGESAGK; via the coding sequence ATGGCTGCGCTGAAAAAGACTTCCAGGAGATCGATGTTGAGTGCGGGCATTCTCGCCTACCGCAATGGCGCTCGCGGGCTCGAGGTTCTGCTCGTTCATCCCGGCGGTCCGTTCTGGCGCAAGAAGGATAATGGCGCCTGGTCCATTCCCAAGGGCGAAATCGATGCCGCGGATGCTCCGGAGCAGGTCGCCCGGCGCGAGTTTGCCGAAGAACTCGGCCGGAGTGCTTCGATTGGTCCACTCCGGGCGCTGGGGGAGATTCGACAGCGAGGAGGGAAGCGCGTTATCGCATTCGCCGGCGAGGGCTATTTTGAACCGGCGGCGCTGACCAGCAATACCTTCGATATCGAATGGCCGCCACGAAGCGGCCGACGGCAGAGCTTTCCCGAAGTCGACCGCGCAGAATGGTTCGATATCGAGTTCGCGCGGACGAAGATGCTGTCAGGGCAGGTAGAGCTTCTCGATCGTCTTTTGGCGATCGCGGGTGAGAGCGCCGGGAAATGA
- a CDS encoding metallophosphoesterase family protein produces the protein MMLRIGIISDTHGLLRPEAERGLTGVDHIIHAGDIGRPEIVDALRRIAPVTAIRGNVDSGEWAHQYPDTKLMHLAGKSIYVLHDLKTLKSDPGAGIGVIVSGHSHMPKIDRVDGVLYLNPGSAGPRRFKLPITLATLEVTREDVRPKIHDLGGD, from the coding sequence ATGATGCTCAGGATTGGAATCATTTCGGACACGCACGGCCTGTTGAGGCCCGAGGCGGAACGAGGCCTGACGGGCGTCGATCACATCATTCATGCCGGCGACATCGGGCGTCCCGAGATCGTCGACGCGCTCCGCCGGATCGCGCCCGTCACCGCCATCCGAGGAAACGTGGACAGTGGCGAGTGGGCCCACCAATATCCCGACACGAAACTCATGCACCTGGCGGGAAAGTCGATCTACGTTTTGCACGATTTGAAGACGCTGAAGTCCGATCCCGGCGCCGGCATCGGCGTCATCGTCTCGGGGCATTCCCACATGCCGAAGATCGACAGGGTCGATGGCGTTCTCTATCTGAATCCCGGCAGCGCGGGACCCCGGCGTTTCAAGCTGCCGATCACTCTTGCGACGCTCGAAGTCACGCGTGAGGACGTGCGACCGAAAATCCACGACCTCGGAGGGGACTGA
- the ligD gene encoding non-homologous end-joining DNA ligase → MSRTSTLPKRLQPMLATLTDAPFDDPGWVFEDKYDGFRMIAEIRRGKVALYSRNGKIISRSYIEVAKALEGVKGDAVIDGELVAIGKDGVSHFQLLQNALRHEAKLKYCVFDLMFENAVDLRKQPLLERKKRLRAILPRDKLIAFSAHRKGNGIKFFGEAERKGLEGIMAKRADSAYASGSRTADWLKIKTAKRQEVVIAGFTAPRRSRPFFGALVLAVREDDAWRYIGHVGTGFSHKVLEDIHAKLMKLTASKSPFPAKVKDEAATTWVRPSLVAEVKFAEWTSKGELRQPVYLGLRSDKRAKDVVRERERPRK, encoded by the coding sequence ATGAGCCGGACGTCGACCCTGCCCAAGCGCCTGCAGCCGATGCTCGCTACGCTCACCGACGCGCCGTTCGACGACCCCGGCTGGGTTTTCGAGGACAAGTACGACGGATTCCGAATGATCGCCGAAATCCGGCGGGGCAAGGTTGCGCTCTACAGCCGCAACGGCAAGATCATCAGCCGCAGCTATATCGAGGTCGCCAAAGCGCTGGAGGGCGTGAAGGGCGACGCCGTGATCGATGGCGAGCTCGTCGCGATCGGAAAGGACGGCGTCTCACATTTCCAGCTGCTCCAAAACGCACTGCGCCATGAAGCGAAGCTCAAGTATTGCGTCTTCGATCTCATGTTTGAGAATGCAGTGGACTTGCGCAAGCAGCCTCTCCTCGAGCGCAAGAAGCGGCTAAGGGCAATTCTGCCGCGCGACAAGCTGATCGCCTTTAGCGCTCACCGTAAAGGGAATGGTATCAAATTCTTCGGCGAGGCCGAGCGGAAGGGTCTCGAAGGCATCATGGCGAAGCGCGCCGACAGCGCGTATGCGTCCGGAAGCCGAACGGCGGATTGGCTGAAGATCAAGACGGCAAAGCGACAGGAAGTGGTGATCGCGGGCTTCACGGCGCCCAGACGCAGCAGGCCGTTCTTCGGCGCCTTGGTCCTCGCCGTGCGCGAAGATGACGCTTGGCGCTACATCGGTCATGTCGGCACTGGCTTCAGCCACAAGGTCCTGGAAGACATCCATGCCAAGCTCATGAAGCTGACGGCCTCAAAATCACCCTTCCCTGCCAAAGTGAAGGATGAGGCCGCGACGACCTGGGTCAGGCCCTCGTTGGTGGCCGAGGTCAAATTTGCGGAATGGACGAGCAAGGGCGAACTGCGCCAACCCGTCTACCTCGGGCTCAGGTCCGACAAGCGGGCGAAGGACGTCGTGCGCGAGCGAGAACGTCCGCGCAAATAG
- the ligD gene encoding non-homologous end-joining DNA ligase yields the protein MAFQRKRPAAIGVKAPLPRFIEPALATSIERVPSGSRWIHEIKFDGYRVQVHLANESAKIFTRRGHDWTHRFKKVAHDAWRIRASSAVIDGEIVVPAADGTTDFSVLQNELKGKSTKIVLVAFDLLYLNGRDLRKLPLIQRKAELKKILTGTDVQFSESFEIEGREMFAHACKLGLEGVVSKVRDGPYPKGRTSDWVKKTCIQRETLTIAGFALDEGKWDGIYVGRLKGDDLIYAGKVDHGFDKTSAADLQKRLKPLIRKTQPYTKRITHRGIWVEPKLLAEIEYRTKSAEGKVRHPFFRGLREDL from the coding sequence GTGGCGTTTCAGCGTAAAAGACCCGCGGCCATCGGCGTGAAGGCGCCGTTGCCCCGCTTCATCGAACCGGCCTTGGCGACCTCGATCGAGAGGGTACCCTCCGGTAGCCGATGGATTCACGAAATCAAGTTCGACGGCTACCGGGTGCAGGTGCATCTGGCCAACGAGTCGGCCAAGATCTTTACCCGGCGTGGCCACGACTGGACGCACCGCTTCAAGAAGGTCGCCCACGATGCCTGGCGCATCAGGGCGAGTTCGGCCGTCATCGACGGCGAGATTGTCGTTCCAGCCGCCGACGGCACGACCGATTTCTCGGTGCTGCAGAACGAGCTCAAGGGCAAGTCGACCAAGATCGTGCTGGTGGCGTTCGATCTGCTCTATCTGAACGGCCGCGATCTCCGGAAGCTGCCGCTCATTCAGCGCAAAGCCGAACTCAAGAAGATCCTAACCGGCACCGACGTCCAGTTCAGCGAATCCTTCGAGATCGAGGGACGCGAGATGTTCGCGCACGCCTGCAAACTCGGCCTGGAAGGTGTCGTGTCGAAGGTGCGAGACGGTCCCTATCCGAAGGGCCGTACAAGCGACTGGGTGAAGAAAACCTGCATCCAGCGCGAGACGCTGACGATCGCCGGCTTCGCGCTCGATGAGGGAAAGTGGGACGGCATCTATGTGGGCCGCCTCAAGGGCGACGATCTGATCTATGCGGGCAAGGTCGATCATGGCTTCGACAAGACGTCCGCCGCTGACCTCCAGAAAAGACTGAAGCCGCTCATCCGCAAGACACAGCCGTACACGAAGCGGATCACACACAGGGGCATCTGGGTCGAACCAAAGTTGCTCGCCGAGATCGAGTACCGCACGAAGTCGGCGGAGGGAAAGGTCCGGCACCCATTCTTCCGGGGCCTGCGGGAGGATTTGTGA
- a CDS encoding DUF3606 domain-containing protein → MAAAKKKTARGRKQDRARVAGGQKHEVGYESKKTGRSASAVKKAVKKVGNSRKRVEKRLAR, encoded by the coding sequence ATGGCGGCAGCGAAGAAGAAGACGGCGCGCGGGCGCAAGCAGGACCGGGCCCGTGTGGCCGGCGGGCAAAAACATGAAGTGGGGTACGAGTCCAAGAAGACAGGGCGGTCGGCGTCAGCGGTCAAGAAAGCTGTCAAGAAGGTCGGCAACAGCCGGAAGCGGGTCGAGAAGCGTCTCGCGCGCTAG
- a CDS encoding thermonuclease family protein: MRRTAVALILAILSSGALADDFVGQASVIDGDTLDMHGVRIRLWGIDAPESSQLCRGEDSLQYRCGAQAANDLDAFIARRPVNCVPVSLDPYGRTVATCSVAGGDVGEWLVRNGLALDWPQYSKGRYREAQREAERAGQGLWKGSYVEPWLYRACIRASGKPSACSDDANAHP; this comes from the coding sequence ATGCGTCGAACCGCTGTCGCATTGATTCTCGCCATTCTGTCGAGCGGGGCCTTGGCCGATGATTTTGTCGGACAGGCCAGCGTGATCGACGGCGACACGCTGGACATGCATGGCGTGCGCATCCGGCTTTGGGGCATCGACGCACCGGAGAGCAGCCAGCTGTGCCGCGGCGAAGACAGCTTGCAATATCGTTGCGGTGCGCAGGCCGCGAACGACCTTGACGCCTTCATTGCCCGCCGTCCCGTCAATTGTGTCCCAGTCAGCCTCGACCCGTATGGCCGCACGGTTGCGACCTGCTCGGTCGCAGGCGGGGATGTCGGGGAATGGCTTGTACGCAACGGCCTTGCGTTGGATTGGCCCCAATACTCGAAGGGCAGATATCGCGAAGCTCAGCGCGAGGCTGAGCGTGCCGGCCAGGGTCTCTGGAAGGGCAGTTACGTGGAGCCGTGGCTCTATCGTGCATGCATCCGCGCCAGTGGAAAGCCGTCCGCCTGTTCGGATGATGCAAATGCCCATCCTTGA
- a CDS encoding ParB/RepB/Spo0J family partition protein, with amino-acid sequence MTKAVQKITLSPSRDIPFNKLVLSQSNVRHVKAGVSIEQLAESIAQRTLLQSLNVRAVVDAEGNETGMFEVPAGGRRYRALELLVKQKRMAKTQLVPCVVREGGIAEDDSLAENDERVGLHPLDQFRAFQTLNATGMSEEDIAARHFVTPAVVKQRLRLASVSPKLHDIYAEDGMTLEQLMAFSVTADHARQEQVWENVSRSGYDEPYQIRRMLTENTVRASDRRVQFIGLDAYEQAGGSVLRDLFEHDDGGWLQDVALLDRLVTEKLKAEAETIAAEGWKWISVAVEFPYGHTGDLREIEGKPVDLSPEEQATIEALNAEQAKLESDYQDADELPDEVDQRLGEIETALVAFEDRPMIYDPAEIARAGVFVSIDSEGRLSVDRGYVRPEDDLSADDPDVGQTADTQSVEGKAAGPSVQRTIIAVASGATDAEEDDEDATKPLPDRLIAELTAHRTLALRDALAENPAIAFQAVLHNFVLTAFYRFASSGSCLEIGLRTPTFPAQAPGLRESASAKAVEARHESWKARLPKGERDLWDALSTLDADAQASLFAHCASFAVNAVYEPANRYNQGRVSAQGVRTRLDQANVLARAVDLDMVRAGWKPSVDNYLSRVTKPRILEAVREARGESSVQLIDHLKKADMAKEAERLLDGSGWLPEPLRLVDPNAASGEQESEPGPLPEFLAEDEDRDNANDDDPQQLDAAE; translated from the coding sequence ATGACGAAGGCTGTCCAAAAGATCACGCTGTCCCCCTCACGAGACATTCCGTTCAACAAACTGGTCCTCAGCCAGTCCAACGTCCGGCATGTGAAGGCGGGCGTTTCCATCGAGCAACTCGCCGAAAGCATCGCGCAGCGCACGCTCCTGCAAAGTCTCAATGTGCGGGCGGTCGTGGACGCCGAAGGCAATGAGACCGGCATGTTCGAGGTGCCGGCCGGCGGCCGGCGTTATCGGGCGCTGGAACTTCTGGTGAAGCAGAAGCGTATGGCAAAGACGCAACTCGTTCCTTGTGTCGTGCGCGAGGGTGGCATCGCTGAAGACGACTCGCTTGCAGAAAATGACGAGCGGGTAGGGCTTCATCCGCTCGACCAGTTCCGCGCCTTCCAGACCTTGAATGCCACCGGCATGTCCGAGGAGGATATTGCGGCCCGGCATTTCGTGACGCCGGCCGTCGTGAAGCAACGACTGCGGCTGGCGTCCGTGTCGCCAAAGCTGCATGACATCTATGCCGAAGATGGCATGACTCTGGAGCAACTCATGGCCTTCTCGGTCACGGCCGACCACGCTAGGCAGGAGCAGGTGTGGGAGAATGTCAGCCGATCCGGCTATGACGAGCCCTATCAAATCCGGCGAATGCTCACAGAAAATACCGTTCGCGCGTCCGATCGCCGCGTGCAGTTCATTGGGCTGGATGCTTACGAGCAGGCTGGTGGCAGCGTTTTGCGGGATCTGTTCGAGCACGATGATGGCGGCTGGCTCCAGGACGTTGCCTTGCTTGATCGTCTCGTGACAGAAAAGCTCAAAGCCGAAGCCGAGACCATTGCTGCGGAGGGCTGGAAGTGGATTTCGGTCGCCGTCGAATTCCCCTACGGTCACACCGGGGACCTACGCGAAATTGAGGGCAAACCTGTCGATCTTTCCCCGGAGGAGCAGGCCACCATCGAAGCACTCAACGCCGAGCAGGCCAAGCTTGAATCCGATTACCAGGATGCCGACGAATTGCCCGATGAGGTCGATCAGCGTCTCGGCGAAATCGAGACGGCACTGGTCGCGTTCGAAGACCGGCCGATGATTTACGATCCGGCCGAGATCGCCCGCGCCGGCGTCTTCGTCAGCATCGATTCCGAAGGGCGCCTCTCGGTCGATCGGGGTTACGTCCGGCCGGAGGATGATTTGTCGGCAGACGATCCTGATGTCGGGCAGACCGCCGACACACAATCGGTCGAGGGGAAGGCGGCTGGTCCTTCCGTCCAACGCACGATCATCGCCGTGGCTAGCGGCGCGACTGACGCGGAGGAAGATGATGAGGACGCGACAAAACCTCTGCCGGATCGGCTGATCGCTGAGCTGACGGCGCATCGCACGCTGGCATTGCGGGATGCGCTGGCAGAAAATCCCGCGATTGCGTTCCAGGCGGTGCTGCACAATTTCGTGCTGACGGCGTTTTACCGGTTCGCATCGTCAGGGAGCTGCCTTGAGATCGGGCTTCGGACACCGACCTTTCCGGCTCAAGCGCCTGGCTTGAGGGAAAGCGCGTCGGCGAAGGCCGTCGAGGCGCGGCATGAGTCCTGGAAAGCACGTTTGCCGAAGGGGGAGAGAGATCTCTGGGATGCTCTTTCAACCCTCGATGCCGACGCGCAGGCATCCCTGTTTGCTCACTGCGCCTCATTTGCGGTCAACGCCGTCTATGAGCCGGCCAACCGCTACAATCAGGGCCGCGTTTCCGCCCAAGGCGTCCGCACCCGCCTTGACCAGGCCAATGTGCTGGCACGCGCGGTCGACCTCGACATGGTTCGAGCGGGGTGGAAGCCCTCCGTCGACAACTATCTCAGCCGGGTCACCAAGCCTCGCATTCTGGAGGCGGTGCGGGAAGCCAGGGGTGAATCCTCCGTGCAACTGATCGACCACTTGAAGAAGGCCGACATGGCCAAGGAGGCCGAGCGTCTCCTCGATGGTTCGGGCTGGCTGCCGGAGCCACTGCGTCTTGTCGATCCCAATGCGGCGTCAGGGGAGCAGGAGAGTGAACCGGGCCCGCTGCCCGAATTCCTCGCCGAGGACGAGGATCGGGACAACGCGAACGACGATGATCCGCAACAGCTCGACGCGGCTGAGTGA